The Brassica oleracea var. oleracea cultivar TO1000 chromosome C7, BOL, whole genome shotgun sequence sequence AAACGAAGCACAAGTCAGAACACAGAGATCAAATGGGTCCAATAAAAATCATGTCTTTGACTAAAAACATATTTGAGTTTGAGATCAGAGCAAAGAAGAATGATTTACCAAAAACATCAGAGATGAGGATGACGCACAACTTGGAATCAAGAGAGCCAGAGACGTAAGCATCGAGCCCACCCAGCTTCTCTACATGACCCGACCCGGAGACCGGGTTAAGAGCCGGCGGGTTTTCGCAGCACTGAGGTCCCGACATGTGTTCTTCAGTTCAGATAGGTTAGAGAGACAGACAAAAATGACCAAACTCAATCATTACGTTTTCTTTTTGTAGCCTATTAAATAATGGCTATCGTGGTCATGATCTGACAACTACAGACAAAGTGACGGCCGCTATAGGCCTCCTCGATTTATACCAAATCTGTCTAAAAAATTGGATGTCCTTCTAATAATCTATTTTTTTATTATTATTTATTTTTATTTTATTTTTTAATAATATTTTTTTATCTATTTATTTGATTTAAAATTTGATAAATATAATTTATATTCATAATTTTGATGAAATTACACTATATTAAGTTTATATATTCTATTTGTGTATTTATACAATCCTAAACATGAAAGTGTATTAATGTTATACACAACTGAACATTAACATGTTTTATAACATATTAAACAATTTAAAAATTCGGCTCTGAATAATTTCCATTTAATCCCTAATTTTCTCTCTAAGTGTTAAACCCAACCCACCGCCTTGCTAGCGCGTTTCCGAACTGGGAAACATGATCTTTTGTTTTTGTCAACAGTTTTATTAATTGGGCAATAACCCAACCTTACAAGTCCAGTCGAAGCCCAATAACAAAGATGAGGTTACAAGAAAACACGTGGTTCTTAATAATAAAACTTTAACGCATGATCGACACGTGCAGCCTTGTGTGGCAATCGACGTTTCTGGATCTGAAGAGAGCACTGCTGGTTTCGCCGGAAAGTCTACCGGACCGAGAACCTTCAACCTCTTTATTCGCCTAGTTGAACCGCTTGACCGCTCCTCCTTCCTGTGATGATTGCCGGTCTTCGAAAGTTCCACATCTTCACGGTAGAGATGAAGTCCGGTGAGAAGCTTCAAGGAGGTAAACACAAAACTTCGCCAAAACGCTTTCGATAAGAAAGCTCCAGCTAATCTGAGTCTGCATCAACTCTCCTCCACTTAATCAATCTCTCGTACCCTCAAGGATACTTCGCCCTAATATCATGAAGCGAAGATTGATACCTTTTCCGAGTAAGAAACCCAGCTTAACTATCGAGAAGACGATAACCTCCATAAACCAATCGGAATATTGATTTATAAAAGAAAGAAAGAGATCGGATTTTAGATTAACACAACAAAAAATCGCCTAAAACGAAGAGATATCGCCAATGCGAACTTATTAAATTTCAACCACAAAACTGATAGGAGATGAGAAGATGAAGAACATATCGGTTAAGGGTTGAAACACAAACAAAATCGCCAACGCGAAAAACTAATCCGATAACACGGAAGAAAGTCGATCAAAGATCGAATTATATTACACCAAAAAGATAAAACTCGATCCCCTGTGAAAGATGAAGAGTCGGTGAATAGGGTTATCGTGAGGAAAATCCTCTCTCTAAAAGTAGAGAGAGAACTTTCCGCATTCTGATTTGGTGAGACTCGCTTTTACAGATTATTGAGTTGCTCTAACTTTCAACGTCCAGTACTTGGAAACATGGTCTAGAATAGTGAGTGATTGATTGAATATTCGTTACAAGACAAAAAAAAATTGTTAGCAAATAACACGAGATATAAGTGATACATCCATTAGCTAAACTGAGAAAGAATCTGTCCCTAGCTTTCTTTTCTCTATGTACGAAGCAAAAAGTCTTCTTCAAGATCCTGATAAGGAAACTTGAAGGTTATTAACCATGAAAGAAAGTAAACAGTTTGGTTACAAACTTATCATCTTCCTGCAAAACATTAACTCTTTCTCTCTATGAGCAATTTGTACCGCAACATTCTAGAAACGTTTCCATTATTTTTTATGGAAATATTTCCCACCTGTTAATTACATTACAATTACAATCCGGAACATTATGTCCGAGTATTCAGCAGGTACAGCTTAAAGAAGAATCTCCAAAACACTTAGCTTTGTGTGTTACAACTCTGGAGTTGTGAGAGAATCTCCGGCTTCTAGGGGACATGTGAACTCTGTCCATCATGTTGATCTTAGGAGCATCAAGGATTGCCTTTGGCAGCGACAACGCCCACTGCATTCCCCATATTGCGAGAGGCCTCATGTATATCAATGACCTGTAATGCCCATCCATTGTCCACCCTTCCGGTGTCTGGAACCAGTATCTGTATCCAGTTCAAAAACAGGTCAAATCAAATCAAAATCTCCAATAAACCATCAAGATCATGTTCGAGATAGACTTACCCGAAACCTTCTTCTGACCAGCCAGCTGTGAAGATTCCCTCAGCAGTAGTGAACCCTTGCTCCTCCATTCCAGAGAGGATCATAGTAGCTGCTGCTGCATACGTGACACCTGTCCATATCTCACGTGACTGCATGCACGTCTCATCCACTTTCCCATCAGGATGCATCCCATTTACAGCACCCATTCTCCCTCCTTTCGTCTTCATCACATTGAAATCAAAAATCTTTTGCAAAGTGCTTCTGATTTTGGAATCCTCGAAAATCGGAGGCAGACCTGAGGAAGCAGTATACCACTGACCCGCAAGCTGATCCGTCTGTATCGATTTGCTGTTGCTGCTCGCCCCGCTGTCATAATTGAAGTAAGTTCCGTTCCAGAGCTTCGCTTCCAACGCTGCCTTTGCATTCAAAAACTTGTTCTTGCACAATTCCGCAAAGAACTTATCACCGATCTGGAGAGCCATTGCCGCTGCTGCCTGAAGAGCAGCAAGCCACAAGCAACCGCAGTAGGCGCTCACGCCATGAACAGTCCACGTATCGTACGTCTGATCAGGGAAACCGTCGTTCTCTATCAGATCGTCGTTATCTCTGTCAAACTGTTCCATGTACTCCATAGCAGCACGAACCGCTGGCCAAACGTCTATACCAAATTGGTAATCCCCTGTAGCTGCGAAATCTCTATACACCTGAAGCACAAACTTTGGGTTAAGATCCTTCCACTTGCTTGTGTCGTGTATGTTGTACGCATTCATCTCGTTCCAAGGATCATGCATCCCTAGATCGTGAGGAACAGCGCCTCTGACCTTGCGGATCCCCAAGTTCCCCTCCGCAAGGAACTTAACCTTCCTCCCATCCTCGGACAACACGGCTTTAGCGAAATCCCGCTGGATGTTCAGTTCGATCTTTGGGAATAGCATAAGGAGCGCATACGATGCGTAAAAGTGCACATCGTACGTGTTCCACATCACATACTCCACACCTTCCAAGTACAGAAACCTACCAACATCATCATCTACGTGCGAAATGTCTACAAATAAACCATTGCTTTTGTCAGTAACTGATGCTTCCCCATTGCTTTCTATTCCATTGCTGTCGCAATTATCACGGTTATTCTGTTGGTCTTTACTGTCAACTCCACCATCTGAATTTCCTAAATCTGATTGTTGAAGCTGACTATTCCCATTGGCCCGGATTGAAGCGGAGTCTGCAACAGGAAATGTTTGAGAAAGTAAATAACAAAAGAAGCAACAAGTTTTTCAATCATATAGGCATATAGACGGGTACCTATCCAGACTGTGCCACCGGCTACCAAAAAGTAAAGCTCATTGAACAGAGTGAACTTGTACCTAAATATCAAAAAACAATTCAGGGGGCAACGATAAGAGAGCCAAGCATTAAAAATTCATCTATTATGGGGTACATGAATATGCAGTACAATAGTGATGCATTGTGATACAAAGAAAGGTTCCAAAGCAATTACCATTCAGGGAGCCTCTCATCTCTAAGGATGGGATTTTGCCATGCCTCAATATCTTCCTCCCACCTTTTATAATCTGAATTTGAAAACCAAAGCTAGTCATTAATATATAAGCGCCATTCTGTGTATGTGTAGCATGGAATAGTTTCAATTCAACAGCAGTAAAGATCCAAACAGAACGGTGGCAACTCAAGTGAAGACATTGACAATATAGATACATACGTGTTAGTGCATCATGCACAAGGTCAACAGCTGCTCTTGGCGAAGTTCCATAAAATTTAGTGTATCTCCTGCAAAACCAAAACAAGAGGACAGAAAATATAAATCAGACAATCACCAGTGTTTGACATACCACATTGAAATATTGGCTAAATGTCTTATCTTCTAAAAGTATGTACTTGATTGATAGACTCAAGTCAACCACAAGATTTTCGTTTTGTTAACCAACCGATACCAAAAGGCTACATTCGTGCATTCTCTTCACTATTAATTTGCTGAAGTGGCAACCCACATTTGCTTGTTCACTTTTTACGTGTATTAACAAGTGTTCGACACTACACTAAAATTCAGTCTTCTGGGACATTAAAAATGAATAAGACACATGACTCAGAGTGCGTCTACAAAACTTAAAGGAGATCCAGTATCAATGACAAGTATGCAAACTATATGGTACACAGAAAACTTCCGAAATGAAAAGGAGAAATAGCCATTTTCATGAAAACATTATGAAAATAAGTTTCATATAATTATCGACAACTAAACAGCTTAATCTCTCAATTTTAGGAAGATACCATAAATGATGTACTTTATTTACCTGTCATATGTGCTTCCCTTTGAAAATTTCACTTTTGGTGATGACCATGAAAGAGCAAAAGATACAGTGCACTTTCCATGTGCCTCTACCCATGCAGTAGCTGAGACTGCTGCACAAATAGTATCTCCAGCTGTTGAAGGCACGCTCGGCCCACTATTGAAGTTTTCTTGATCAAATTTCCCATCCTTTTATATAGAATATCTATATGTCAGTCTCATATGTAACAGATATTCCAGATATATAAAACAAACGTTCTTATATCACTGACAATTTAGAACAAAAGAACAATTATAGTCAATAGCAAAGAAAAGTTACCTTCTCCATTTTATCCCACATATCCTTTGCTGTAAAAGAACTGTCTTCAGACAAACCAAAGTATGGTAAAACAGTCACATTCACATTCTGAGTCTCACAAGCAGAGATCGCAAATGTAACAGGAGGGTTTCCCTTGTCTGTCCTGAAAAAATATCACACATTCAGAAGAAATCTATTCGCTTAGAGAAAAGAACACAACATTCTACTGTGAACAGATAAGCCGGCAAAAATGTCTCAACACTCAAAAAATAACAACAGCGTAAATTGGTTTAGCAAGAGGATTTACTTGGGGATCCTTTGTTATGCAAAAAGTCAGGATAAAGTACATCCCACCATTTAATAGAAGACACAAGAGAAAGAATAAGACTATATACTATACATTCATGCAGACACAGAAACAACACAAGTACATGTTTCGTACCAGAAGCAAACTGCAATGAATAAGTTAGCATTTCGAAATCATTTGCAAAGTGCCAATTACTCATACAATCACACTACAAAAGCGTTCAAAAGATAAGACCGAGACATCAATAGTCTAAATGCAGCAGACTAAGCCTTCACACGGGAAGAAAAGTCTATCTAGGGAACATTTTAGTGCTAAAACTGAATATGAATATTTCTGGCTTAATTAGTTATAGTATTATACCCTCAAGGTAATCTGGTAATGTGCAATTACTATTGACTAACAAGGTGACGTTCGCTGGCGATTTTTTGCAATAATGAGTCGGTACGATCTTATTGTTTTGTTTCGTTCATCAGGTCAGTTATTTGAGCACGCCAAATGTAAGGAATGTAACGTTGTTTTTAAGAAATAAATCTTCCGGTATTGACATTTCCTAACTGTCCTCCATTAAACCATTTAGGAAGAATTGCAATGTGGACCACGAGATCTATGCATATCAACAGCTTTATAGCTATTAAGGTAAAGTGACTTACTTGTGATGTAAGAGGACGCCGGAGACCCCATCCTCGCCTCTGAAAGGAAGAAGGACACAAACAAACAAAAATTACATTTCGACTTGAAGCCATAACCATTTATAAAAAGAGGTCATATATTTCTCCTTACATAAATGGCTCATTCACATGACCCCCTAACATATGCGAAGTCCCACCAATTGAGTTCTGTAAAAAACAAAGCTGGTAAACATCTCCTCTTCTGGATATAATGTAATAGAAATGAATCAGATGCCAACTCACCGCCCATGTAAAAAGAAGACTGACTTTTGCCCTTTCCTTTCCAGTGTTCACCAACTAAAACAAAAGTAGTAACTCTTAGAAAATCCTCAGATTCATGTGCAGGAGATTAATACTCCATAAGTGCTACCACTTCAGACATTGAAATATAAGAATATGTAGAGGTTCATCAACTAAGTCAAAAGTATCATAACAGACCCATACATGTGGAATATGCAGAGTCTAGATATTCCAAAGATTGTTTGATAAAAATATACATCCTTTCTTGTTCACATGCTTTCAGAACTAAGATTTTTCCATATTTACAGAGGCATCACACCAAGCCGATATGAATATCCACTAGATGATGAGTAGAATACTTACAGTATATACGAAAACAGCTGTGGGAAGACTACTATCTCGGTAATTGTTTGGTATAAAGGGAGATATTTGTCGACATGAAATCTTTAACTCTGGGTCAGGCTCACCTACAAACAGAAGCAACATTACAATTAATATGCAGAGAGAGATATTATAGCCTTACAAGAAAAGGTTGCGTAGGTTGTTACCATCATATACAGTCCATGCCCGAGGAAATAACGCATGATAAGTAGAATGCTGGCCATTCAGATTCCAACCCCATGAAGAAATACCTTTATCACGCGTTTTTCTGAGACCATGAAACCAGTGCAAGGTACGTGAATTAAGAAGAAGAAATAAACTTGCATCGTTGAAACAGAGGATGTTTTGTAAAACAGATTCCTACCCTAAACTTCCATGCCGGCCTGGAGCCAAAACTGATGCATACTTTTTGTGCCCACCCTCTCGAGAAATAAAAATCTGCAAGGATGTGCCACGGAAATGTTACAAGTAACAACAGCTTAAATAACAATCATAG is a genomic window containing:
- the LOC106306073 gene encoding non-lysosomal glucosylceramidase; this encodes MVGPSTLFHRRKHSWPPEEFITKTTLQLLDFDSAAPPPHAWRRRLNCHANILKEFTITFREAIKMVTLGIRLWSYVREEASHGRKAPIDPFTKENCKPSASQGVPLGGMGSGSISRGFRGEFKQWQITPGTCDPSPMMSNQFSIFISREGGHKKYASVLAPGRHGSLGKTRDKGISSWGWNLNGQHSTYHALFPRAWTVYDGEPDPELKISCRQISPFIPNNYRDSSLPTAVFVYTLVNTGKERAKVSLLFTWANSIGGTSHMLGGHVNEPFIGEDGVSGVLLHHKTDKGNPPVTFAISACETQNVNVTVLPYFGLSEDSSFTAKDMWDKMEKDGKFDQENFNSGPSVPSTAGDTICAAVSATAWVEAHGKCTVSFALSWSSPKVKFSKGSTYDRRYTKFYGTSPRAAVDLVHDALTHYKRWEEDIEAWQNPILRDERLPEWYKFTLFNELYFLVAGGTVWIDSASIRANGNSQLQQSDLGNSDGGVDSKDQQNNRDNCDSNGIESNGEASVTDKSNGLFVDISHVDDDVGRFLYLEGVEYVMWNTYDVHFYASYALLMLFPKIELNIQRDFAKAVLSEDGRKVKFLAEGNLGIRKVRGAVPHDLGMHDPWNEMNAYNIHDTSKWKDLNPKFVLQVYRDFAATGDYQFGIDVWPAVRAAMEYMEQFDRDNDDLIENDGFPDQTYDTWTVHGVSAYCGCLWLAALQAAAAMALQIGDKFFAELCKNKFLNAKAALEAKLWNGTYFNYDSGASSNSKSIQTDQLAGQWYTASSGLPPIFEDSKIRSTLQKIFDFNVMKTKGGRMGAVNGMHPDGKVDETCMQSREIWTGVTYAAAATMILSGMEEQGFTTAEGIFTAGWSEEGFGYWFQTPEGWTMDGHYRSLIYMRPLAIWGMQWALSLPKAILDAPKINMMDRVHMSPRSRRFSHNSRVVTHKAKCFGDSSLSCTC